Proteins from one Primulina huaijiensis isolate GDHJ02 chromosome 18, ASM1229523v2, whole genome shotgun sequence genomic window:
- the LOC140964424 gene encoding probable protein S-acyltransferase 22 — translation MRKHGWQLPYHPLQVVAVAVFLALGFAFYVFFAPFLGKQLFQYIVMGIYTPLIICVFGLYVWCAAADPADSGVFRSKKYLKIPENKKQPELNVPIHGGQSTSSIQDTNITIIREDTNQGSKNGIQSTAECVAEPEKKNPSLHHKPFFIPLLALFPCAYVCNSHEESSEQQMSGDGMFYCSLCEVEVYKYSKHCRVCDKCVDRFDHHCRWLNNCIGKRNYRKFFTLMVSALLLFILQWSTGILVLICCFLERKRFSKDISSKLGSSFTMVPFVIVVSVCTLLAMIATLPLAQLFFFHILLIKKGISTYDYIIALREQEQAGGQQSPQMSPVSSITGLSSASSFNTFHRAAWCTPPRLFLEDQFDVIPPETGSVSSRGKKMVVEEQSKKKNHSAVKISPWTLARLNSEDVSKAASEARKKSKILRPVVRQEVPYSLETDSTFGSSGRRMTPKPDNSRKIGSKRIRLPTEMPNILSGDAKSNRYNHTIISEKSTSLMPVQLEAKSAFRPGRAMPSSTGNVASSPDSSLDSPDIHPFRGSSLGVEEARLSAAAMVNQNEIPLSRSTSGGYDASGGEDSDQVPTRILHRSSNWSGLLFGAEQDRTIKKFMPPSSSTMSYHRKV, via the exons ATGAGGAAGCATGGATGGCAGCTTCCCTACCATCCTCTCCAG gTGGTAGCAGTTGCTGTTTTTCTTGCTTTGGGATTTGCTTTCTATGTTTTCTTTGCCCCTTTTCTGGGAAAGCAGTTGTTCCAATACATAGTCATGGGGATTTACACTCCTCTT ATTATATGTGTGTTTGGTCTATATGTATGGTGTGCTGCTGCTGATCCTGCGGATTCTGGAGTCTTTAGATCGAAGAAATACCTTAAAATTCCTGAAAACAAAAAACAACCCGAATTGAATGTGCCTATACACGGTGGACAGTCAACTTCTTCAATTCAAGACACCAATATTACCATAATCCGGGAGGATACTAATCAGGGGAGCAAAAATGGCATTCAGTCAACAGCAGAATGTGTTGCTGAACCTGAAAAGAAGAATCCCTCGCTTCATCATAAGCCCTTCTTCATTCCTCTGCTGGCTTTATTTCCTTGTGCTTATGTTTGTAACTCTCATGAAGAATCTTCTGAGCAACAAATGAGTGGAGATGGGATGTTCTACTGCAGTTTGTGTGAAGTAGAG GTTTATAAGTACAGTAAGCATTGTAGAGTTTGTGACAAATGCGTTGACCGCTTCGATCATCATTGCAGG TGGCTAAACAATTGCATAGGCAAAAGAAACTACCGAAAGTTTTTTACACTCATGGTGTCTGCGCTTCTCCTG TTTATACTTCAATGGTCAACTGGAATCCTTGTGTTGATATGTTGTTTTCTTGAGAGGAAAAGATTCTCAAAGGACATTAGCTCCAAGTTAGGAAGCAGTTTCACTATGGTTCCTTTTGTTATTGTTGTG TCAGTCTGTACCTTGTTGGCCATGATTGCAACCCTGCCACTTGCTCAGCTCTTCTTCTTTCATATTCTTCTGATAAAGAAG GGAATTAGCACATACGATTATATTATAGCTCTAAGGGAGCAAGAACAAGCTGGAGGGCAGCAGAGTCCTCAGATGTCTCCTGTTAGTTCTATTACTGGATTAAGCAGTGCCAGCTCATTCAACACTTTCCATCGAGCTGCATGGTGCACTCCTCCACGGCTTTTCCTTGAAGATCAG TTCGATGTAATCCCTCCTGAGACAGGATCTGTCAGTTCACGAGGCAAAAAGATGGTGGTGGAGGAGCAATCGAAGAAAAAGAATCATTCTGCTGTAAAGATAAGTCCATGGACTTTGGCACGTTTGAATTCCGAGGATGTTTCCAAGGCTGCTTCTGAGGCAAGAAAAAAGTCCAAGATTTTACGGCCTGTGGTAAGACAAGAAGTGCCTTATTCTCTTGAAACAGACAGCACTTTTGGAAGTAGTGGCCGTCGCATGACCCCAAAGCCTGATAATAGTAGAAAGATAGGTAGCAAGCGAATTCGTCTTCCTACTGAGATGCCCAATATATTGAGTGGAGATGCCAAAAGCAATAGATATAACCATACTATTATCTCTGAGAAATCGACAAGCTTGATGCCCGTACAACTTGAAGCTAAAAGTGCTTTCAGGCCCGGGCGTGCCATGCCAAGCTCAACTGGTAATGTAGCATCATCTCCTGATAGTAGCTTAGATTCTCCTGATATCCACCCTTTTCGAGGCTCCTCACTGGGAGTCGAAGAAGCTAGGCTATCGGCTGCTGCCATGGTTAATCAGAACGAAATCCCATTATCAAGATCGACTAGTGGTGGATACGATGCGTCTGGTGGGGAAGATAGCGACCAAGTACCTACAAGAATTCTGCACAGATCCAGCAACTGGAGTGGCCTCCTGTTTGGCGCCGAACAAGATAGAACCATCAAGAAATTTATGCCACCATCTTCATCTACAATGTCATACCATAGAAAGGTTTGA
- the LOC140963898 gene encoding uncharacterized protein has translation MKTRCKKKGATEMFLHIAKIYKTFEFDIAYNDFRNRYHEAAQYLDERDSLDRWTRAYCPKTRYNIMTTNRVESINARLLEERKLPIIALLDSLQKLASSLFVRYRHGSIAINTNLTPAIEGILRSRFTDAQGMQVFELGHLEFDVRKHGHSAIVDLQSKRCTCRVFYIDRIPCAHAIAASWLAKIDLYDLYSEYYSTMSWCMAYSETVYPVLEENELPRNINFPLVLPPLVEKRVGRRKQNRIPSIGEFSKR, from the coding sequence ATGAAAACTAGATGCAAAAAGAAGGGTGCAACCGAAATGTTTTTGCACATTGCAAAAATTTATAAGACTTTCGAGTTTGATATTGCATACAATGATTTTAGGAATAGATATCATGAGGCAGCGCAATATTTGGACGAGAGAGACTCACTTGATAGATGGACTCGAGCATATTGTCCGAAGACTCGTTACAATATTATGACAACAAACAGGGTTGAGTCGATCAATGCTAGACTGCTTGAAGAGAGGAAGCTGCCAATCATTGCCCTCTTGGATTCTTTGCAGAAGCTGGCATCATCTTTGTTTGTCCGATATCGCCATGGATCAATTGCAATTAACACTAATCTGACTCCTGCCATCGAGGGGATTCTTCGTAGCAGGTTCACAGATGCCCAAGGAATGCAAGTTTTTGAATTAGGACATCTGGAGTTTGATGTTAGGAAGCATGGACATTCGGCCATAGTGGACCTGCAATCAAAAAGATGCACATGTCGAGTTTTTTATATTGATAGAATCCCATGTGCTCATGCTATCGCAGCCAGTTGGTTAGCCAAGATTGATTTATATGATCTCTATTCAGAGTACTATTCTACAATGTCATGGTGCATGGCTTACTCAGAGACTGTGTATCCCGTTCTGGAAGAAAATGAATTGCCACGCAACATTAATTTTCCATTGGTGTTGCCTCCTTTGGTAGAGAAGAGAGTTGgcagaagaaaacaaaacagaATTCCTTCAATCGGTGAATTTAGCAAAAGATAG